A window of the Tessaracoccus sp. MC1865 genome harbors these coding sequences:
- a CDS encoding F0F1 ATP synthase subunit epsilon, translated as MEHAPLHVEVVSADRVVWSGDAVNIIARTVEGDIGILPGHEPLLAVLEPSMVEIVTAEGASESLMVDGGFISVAHGHVSVLAQFATLGHEVSLEEARKELAPLVLKAQQGQADDAEIHRLKMLKAQVRAGERAASN; from the coding sequence ATGGAGCACGCACCGCTGCATGTCGAGGTTGTCTCGGCCGACCGCGTGGTCTGGTCCGGCGACGCCGTCAACATCATCGCGCGCACGGTCGAGGGCGATATCGGCATCCTGCCCGGTCACGAACCGCTGCTGGCGGTCCTCGAGCCGTCCATGGTCGAGATCGTGACCGCTGAGGGCGCCAGCGAGTCGCTCATGGTCGACGGCGGGTTCATCTCGGTGGCCCACGGCCACGTGTCGGTGCTGGCGCAGTTCGCCACGCTCGGTCACGAGGTGAGTCTGGAGGAGGCCCGTAAGGAACTCGCGCCGCTCGTCCTGAAGGCCCAGCAGGGTCAGGCCGACGACGCCGAGATCCACCGGCTCAAGATGCTCAAGGCCCAGGTTCGCGCAGGCGAACGAGCGGCCAGCAACTAG
- the atpD gene encoding F0F1 ATP synthase subunit beta, giving the protein MTATVSDTQPATTGGVGRVTRVIGPVVDVEFAADQIPPIGNALTVETEVMGEKRTMTMETALHVGDNVVRAIALKPTDGMRRGAEVTDTGDAITVPVGDVTKGHVWNVTGDVLNVDPSSIEITERWPIHRAAPAFDALESRTEMLETGIKVLDLLTPYVKGGKIGLFGGAGVGKTVLIQEMIYRIAHNFGGTSVFAGVGERTREGNDLINEMEEAGVLKDTALVFGQMDEPPGTRLRVALSALTMAEYFRDVQNQDVLLFIDNIFRFTQAGSEVSTLLGRMPSAVGYQPNLADEMGQLQERITSTKGHSITSMQAIYVPADDYTDPAPATTFAHLDATTELSREIASRGLYPAVDPLTSSSRILDPQYIGQEHYDTAVRVKQILQRNKELQDIIAILGIDELSEEDKIIVNRARRIQQFLSQNTYMAEKFTNIPGSSVPLADTIESFQMICNGDVDHIAEQAFFNVGGMDDVMANWDRMQKES; this is encoded by the coding sequence ATGACTGCCACTGTGAGCGACACGCAGCCCGCCACCACCGGTGGTGTCGGCCGCGTTACCCGCGTCATCGGCCCCGTCGTGGACGTCGAGTTCGCGGCTGACCAGATCCCGCCCATCGGCAATGCACTGACCGTTGAGACCGAGGTCATGGGCGAGAAGCGCACCATGACCATGGAGACCGCCCTCCACGTCGGCGACAACGTGGTGCGCGCCATCGCCCTGAAGCCCACCGACGGCATGCGCCGTGGGGCCGAGGTCACCGACACCGGCGACGCCATCACGGTGCCCGTGGGCGACGTGACCAAGGGCCACGTCTGGAACGTGACCGGTGACGTGCTCAACGTCGACCCCTCGTCGATCGAGATCACCGAGCGCTGGCCCATCCACCGCGCGGCCCCCGCGTTCGATGCGCTGGAGTCCCGCACCGAGATGCTCGAGACGGGCATCAAGGTCCTCGACCTCCTCACCCCGTACGTGAAGGGCGGCAAGATCGGCCTCTTCGGTGGTGCGGGTGTCGGCAAGACGGTCCTCATCCAGGAGATGATCTACCGCATCGCCCACAACTTCGGTGGCACCTCGGTGTTCGCCGGTGTGGGGGAGCGCACCCGTGAGGGCAACGACCTGATCAATGAAATGGAAGAGGCGGGCGTCCTCAAGGACACCGCGCTCGTCTTCGGCCAGATGGACGAGCCGCCGGGCACCCGCCTGCGCGTCGCCCTGTCGGCTCTGACCATGGCGGAGTACTTCCGCGATGTGCAGAACCAGGACGTGCTGTTGTTCATCGACAACATCTTCCGCTTCACGCAGGCCGGTTCTGAGGTCTCCACGCTGCTGGGGCGCATGCCCTCCGCGGTGGGTTACCAGCCGAACCTCGCCGACGAGATGGGGCAGCTCCAGGAGCGCATCACCTCGACGAAGGGTCACTCCATCACGTCGATGCAGGCCATCTACGTGCCGGCCGATGACTACACCGACCCCGCCCCGGCCACCACGTTCGCCCACCTGGACGCCACCACGGAACTTTCCCGTGAGATCGCCTCGCGTGGTCTGTACCCTGCCGTGGACCCGCTCACCTCGTCGTCGCGCATCCTGGACCCGCAGTACATCGGCCAGGAGCACTACGACACCGCGGTGCGCGTGAAGCAGATCCTGCAGCGCAACAAGGAACTGCAGGACATCATCGCCATCCTCGGTATCGACGAGCTGTCCGAAGAGGACAAGATCATCGTGAACCGCGCGCGTCGCATCCAGCAGTTCCTGTCGCAGAACACCTACATGGCCGAGAAGTTCACGAACATCCCGGGTTCCTCGGTGCCGCTGGCCGACACGATCGAGTCGTTCCAGATGATCTGCAACGGTGACGTCGACCACATCGCTGAGCAGGCGTTCTTCAATGTCGGCGGCATGGACGACGTCATGGCCAACTGGGACCGCATGCAGAAGGAAAGCTGA
- a CDS encoding F0F1 ATP synthase subunit gamma, whose translation MASSLRELRQRRRSVSTTKKITRAMELIAASRVVKAQQAARAAAPYTRELTQAVSALASVEDLDHPLLRDVEKPRRSAMLLITSDRGLAGAYSTNAIKAAEQLHAKIIQEGQENVQYITGSKGVAYFDFRNRHIEQSWTGFSDRPTYANAKEIADVLIERFLRPYEEGGVDQLHIVGTRFVSMMTQTAVAVRLLPLVVEDAPSGYVDSAEETHPFYEFEPDARTVLDRLLPLFVANRIHTALLQSAASELANRQRAMKSATDNAQELIEKLTRAENQARQAGITQEITEIVGGASALAESAGNE comes from the coding sequence ATGGCATCCAGTCTGCGTGAGCTTCGCCAGCGTCGTCGATCCGTATCGACGACCAAGAAGATCACCCGAGCCATGGAGCTCATCGCCGCCTCCCGCGTCGTCAAGGCGCAGCAGGCGGCGAGAGCCGCGGCCCCGTACACCCGCGAACTGACCCAGGCCGTCTCGGCCCTGGCCAGCGTGGAGGATCTCGATCACCCGCTGCTGCGCGATGTGGAGAAGCCGCGTCGTTCGGCGATGCTGCTGATCACCTCTGACCGTGGTCTCGCAGGCGCCTACTCGACCAATGCCATCAAGGCGGCCGAGCAGTTGCACGCGAAGATCATCCAGGAGGGGCAGGAGAACGTCCAGTACATCACGGGCAGCAAGGGCGTGGCGTACTTCGATTTCCGCAACCGTCACATCGAGCAGTCGTGGACGGGCTTCTCGGATCGTCCCACGTATGCCAACGCCAAGGAGATCGCCGATGTCCTCATCGAGCGTTTCCTGCGCCCCTACGAGGAGGGCGGCGTCGACCAACTGCACATCGTCGGTACGCGCTTCGTCTCGATGATGACGCAGACCGCCGTTGCGGTTCGACTGCTTCCGTTGGTCGTCGAGGACGCCCCGAGCGGCTACGTCGACAGCGCGGAGGAGACCCACCCGTTCTACGAGTTCGAGCCCGATGCACGCACAGTGCTCGACAGGCTCCTGCCGCTGTTCGTCGCGAACCGTATCCACACGGCGCTCCTACAGTCGGCCGCATCCGAGCTGGCGAACCGCCAGCGCGCCATGAAGTCGGCCACCGACAATGCGCAGGAGCTCATCGAGAAGCTGACCCGCGCCGAGAACCAGGCTCGCCAGGCGGGCATCACACAGGAAATCACTGAGATCGTCGGCGGCGCTTCGGCGCTGGCGGAATCAGCCGGAAACGAATGA
- the atpA gene encoding F0F1 ATP synthase subunit alpha, protein MAELTISPDEIRNALDDFVQAYEPKAAGRTEVGTVVSSGDGIARVEGLPSAMANELLRFENGTLGIALNLDEREIGVVVLGNSEGINEGSTVHGTGDVLSVPVGDGYLGRVVDAMGNPIDGLGEISGIEGRRALELQAAGVMDRQEVREPLQTGLKSIDAMIPIGRGQRQLIIGDRKTGKTAIAIDTIINQKANWESGDKKKQVRCIYVAIGQKGSTIAEVRGTLEAAGAMEYTTIVHAPASDPAGFKYIAPYAGSAIGQHWMYQGAHVLIVFDDLTKQAEAYRAMSLLLRRPPGREAYPGDVFYLHSRLLERCAKLSNELGGGSMTGLPIIETKANDVSAYIPTNVISITDGQIFLQSDLFNANQRPAVDVGVSVSRVGGAAQVKAMKQVSGSLKLSLAQYRDMQAFAMFASDLDATTRRQLDRGARLTELLRQGQYAPYPVEDQIISVWSGIEGHFDDVPVDDVLRFEQELLDYLRHNSSVLTDIAGDFQFGDDRKAATVQAIGEFKKVFRTSEGKLLVGREEHKPLEDEDIAQTTIVRQKRG, encoded by the coding sequence ATGGCTGAACTCACCATCAGTCCGGACGAGATCCGCAACGCCCTGGACGATTTCGTGCAGGCGTACGAGCCCAAGGCCGCCGGCCGCACCGAGGTCGGCACTGTCGTCTCCTCGGGCGACGGCATCGCCCGCGTCGAGGGCCTGCCCTCGGCCATGGCCAATGAACTGCTGCGCTTCGAGAACGGCACCCTCGGCATCGCCCTCAACCTGGACGAGCGTGAGATCGGCGTCGTCGTCCTGGGCAATTCCGAAGGCATCAACGAAGGCTCGACCGTGCACGGCACGGGCGACGTCCTCTCGGTCCCTGTCGGCGACGGCTACCTCGGCCGCGTCGTGGACGCCATGGGTAACCCCATCGATGGTCTCGGCGAGATCAGCGGCATCGAGGGACGCCGCGCTCTCGAACTGCAGGCCGCAGGCGTCATGGACCGTCAGGAGGTGCGTGAGCCGCTGCAGACCGGTCTGAAGTCGATCGACGCGATGATCCCGATCGGCCGTGGCCAGCGTCAGCTGATCATCGGCGACCGCAAGACGGGCAAGACCGCCATCGCGATCGACACGATCATCAACCAGAAGGCCAACTGGGAATCCGGTGACAAGAAGAAGCAGGTCCGCTGCATCTACGTCGCCATCGGCCAGAAGGGCTCGACGATCGCCGAGGTCAGGGGCACGCTCGAGGCAGCCGGCGCGATGGAGTACACGACCATCGTGCACGCACCGGCGTCAGATCCCGCGGGCTTCAAGTACATCGCCCCCTACGCAGGTTCCGCCATCGGCCAGCACTGGATGTACCAGGGCGCCCACGTGCTGATCGTGTTCGACGACCTCACCAAGCAGGCCGAGGCCTACCGTGCGATGTCGCTGCTGCTGCGTCGTCCCCCGGGCCGCGAGGCCTACCCCGGTGACGTCTTCTACCTCCACTCCCGTCTGCTGGAGCGTTGCGCGAAGCTGTCGAACGAGCTCGGTGGCGGCTCGATGACCGGTCTGCCGATCATCGAGACGAAGGCCAACGACGTGTCGGCCTACATCCCGACCAACGTGATCTCCATCACCGACGGCCAGATCTTCCTCCAGTCGGACCTCTTCAACGCCAACCAGCGCCCGGCGGTCGACGTCGGCGTGTCCGTGTCGCGAGTCGGCGGAGCCGCACAGGTGAAGGCCATGAAGCAGGTGTCCGGCTCGCTGAAGCTGAGCCTGGCCCAGTACCGCGACATGCAGGCGTTCGCCATGTTCGCCTCGGACCTCGACGCGACCACCCGCCGCCAGCTCGACCGGGGCGCCCGCCTCACCGAGCTGCTGCGCCAGGGCCAGTATGCGCCGTACCCGGTGGAGGACCAGATCATCTCCGTGTGGTCCGGCATCGAGGGTCACTTCGACGACGTACCGGTCGATGATGTGCTGCGGTTCGAGCAGGAACTGCTCGACTACCTGCGTCACAACTCGTCGGTGCTGACCGACATCGCCGGCGACTTCCAGTTCGGCGACGACCGCAAGGCAGCCACCGTCCAGGCGATCGGTGAGTTCAAGAAGGTTTTCCGCACGTCCGAGGGCAAGCTGCTCGTCGGCCGTGAGGAGCACAAGCCGCTCGAGGACGAGGACATCGCCCAGACGACGATCGTGCGCCAGAAGCGGGGCTGA
- a CDS encoding F0F1 ATP synthase subunit delta encodes MTVRDVAYAALDSEVAGISTDAGTAEELFAVVDLLDGQPTLRRSLSDPSASEANRAHLAERLLGGKISQAALDVVVAIVKHSWNSGNRLVGALERQGIRLVLRSAHREGRIDEVTGDLYQLSVTVDANRELAGALRNAQYPLEGKRHLINRLVSGKVHPATAMLASRAAKARKRTFALTAKSYVEMGADIAGEEMALVTVARPLDPQRVARLKSALERQVGGPVNLQIEVDPAVLGGMSVVIGDDVIESTVAARLEDARRQLTTF; translated from the coding sequence ATGACGGTCCGCGACGTTGCTTACGCTGCGCTCGACTCCGAGGTGGCCGGCATCAGCACTGATGCCGGCACCGCGGAAGAGTTGTTCGCCGTCGTCGATCTGCTCGACGGTCAGCCGACGCTGCGTCGAAGCCTTTCGGATCCTTCGGCCTCCGAGGCCAACCGTGCGCACCTCGCCGAGCGGTTGCTCGGCGGGAAGATCTCGCAGGCGGCGCTCGACGTCGTCGTGGCGATCGTCAAGCACTCGTGGAACAGCGGTAACAGGCTGGTCGGCGCTCTCGAGCGGCAGGGCATTCGCCTGGTGCTGCGCAGTGCGCACCGCGAGGGTCGCATCGACGAGGTCACGGGTGATCTCTACCAGTTGTCCGTGACCGTGGACGCGAACCGCGAACTGGCCGGAGCGCTGCGCAACGCGCAGTATCCACTGGAAGGCAAACGCCACCTCATCAACCGGCTCGTCTCCGGCAAGGTCCACCCCGCAACCGCGATGCTCGCATCGCGCGCGGCGAAGGCCCGCAAGCGCACCTTCGCCCTCACGGCGAAGTCGTACGTGGAGATGGGTGCGGACATCGCAGGCGAAGAGATGGCCCTGGTCACGGTCGCACGGCCGCTCGACCCCCAACGTGTCGCCCGCCTGAAGTCAGCTCTGGAGAGGCAGGTGGGCGGTCCCGTCAACCTGCAGATCGAGGTCGACCCCGCTGTGCTCGGCGGCATGAGCGTGGTCATCGGCGATGACGTAATCGAATCAACCGTTGCTGCACGGCTCGAAGATGCCCGCAGGCAGCTCACCACCTTCTGA
- a CDS encoding F0F1 ATP synthase subunit B yields the protein MEGAQDILGPLAPHHWSEVFAGIGLMLIIFLIMWKVVVPAFEKMYEERSNKIEGGMQRAAAAEAKAEAALAEYNDQLNAAREEAARIREDAKNQSATILAEARDKAGKESQRILQSGRAQLEAERSQLVQDLRGEVGGLATVLAGKIVGESLTDDERAMRTIDRFLAELETAGSDR from the coding sequence TTGGAAGGGGCGCAAGACATCCTTGGGCCCCTTGCACCCCACCACTGGTCGGAGGTGTTCGCGGGCATCGGCTTGATGCTGATCATCTTCCTCATCATGTGGAAGGTCGTCGTTCCGGCATTCGAGAAGATGTACGAAGAGCGCTCGAACAAGATCGAAGGTGGCATGCAACGCGCTGCAGCGGCTGAGGCGAAGGCCGAAGCTGCGCTCGCTGAGTACAACGATCAGCTCAATGCTGCCCGTGAGGAAGCCGCCCGTATCCGTGAGGATGCGAAGAACCAGTCCGCCACGATCCTCGCCGAGGCTCGCGACAAGGCCGGCAAGGAATCCCAGCGGATTCTGCAGTCGGGCCGTGCGCAGCTCGAGGCGGAGCGTTCGCAGCTGGTTCAGGATCTTCGCGGTGAGGTCGGCGGCCTGGCCACCGTTCTCGCCGGCAAGATCGTCGGTGAGTCCCTCACGGACGACGAGCGTGCCATGCGCACCATCGATCGTTTCCTGGCTGAGCTCGAGACGGCAGGATCGGATCGATGA
- the atpE gene encoding ATP synthase F0 subunit C: MSLLEITGNLNMIGYAIATIAPALGVAWIFASVINGTARQPEARGAMMSTAFIGFAVVEALAIIAIALAFVL, translated from the coding sequence ATGTCCCTCCTCGAAATCACCGGCAACCTGAACATGATCGGTTACGCGATCGCCACGATCGCTCCCGCCCTCGGCGTTGCCTGGATCTTCGCGTCGGTCATCAACGGCACTGCCCGTCAGCCGGAGGCCCGTGGGGCCATGATGAGCACCGCCTTCATCGGCTTCGCCGTTGTTGAGGCTCTCGCCATCATCGCCATCGCTCTCGCGTTCGTTCTCTGA
- the atpB gene encoding F0F1 ATP synthase subunit A, translating to MTLGLLPLETGGDYEPPGTGDFLWGSIMPGVLPDWVNKPLIQAVIGALLVITLWVIASRKLKVRPTKGQFFAEYLYEFVRNGIARDILHSDFRRFLPYLLGLFTFLLVNNWFGQFFFFMYPAFSNVGYAYGLAILSWLVYVGAGFAKWGFGGFLKKALVPDGVPVYLLPLVIPLEFLATFITRPITLALRLFANLFAGHLVVMVFVVGGGWLLTQQDNLFYNISGGVSILFSLIIMLLELFIGALQAYIFTVLTAQYVSTSIAEAH from the coding sequence GTGACTCTGGGCCTTCTTCCGCTGGAGACCGGCGGCGACTACGAGCCACCTGGCACCGGGGACTTCCTCTGGGGATCCATCATGCCGGGCGTCCTCCCCGACTGGGTCAACAAGCCCCTCATCCAGGCGGTCATCGGCGCCCTCCTGGTCATCACTCTGTGGGTGATTGCGTCCCGCAAGCTGAAGGTGCGGCCCACGAAGGGTCAGTTCTTCGCGGAGTACCTCTACGAGTTCGTCCGCAACGGCATCGCGCGCGACATCCTGCACTCTGACTTCCGCAGGTTCCTGCCGTACCTGCTCGGCCTCTTCACCTTCCTGCTGGTGAACAACTGGTTCGGCCAGTTCTTCTTCTTCATGTACCCGGCGTTCTCCAACGTCGGCTACGCCTATGGCCTGGCCATCCTCTCCTGGCTGGTCTACGTCGGCGCAGGCTTCGCCAAGTGGGGCTTCGGCGGCTTCCTCAAGAAGGCGCTCGTCCCCGACGGCGTGCCGGTGTACCTGTTGCCGCTGGTCATTCCGCTGGAGTTCCTGGCCACGTTCATCACGCGCCCCATCACGCTGGCCCTGCGTCTCTTCGCCAACCTGTTCGCCGGCCACCTCGTGGTCATGGTGTTCGTGGTCGGCGGCGGCTGGCTCCTCACGCAGCAGGACAACCTGTTCTACAACATCTCCGGCGGCGTCTCGATCCTCTTCAGCCTCATCATCATGCTGCTGGAACTGTTCATCGGCGCCCTGCAGGCCTACATCTTCACCGTCCTCACCGCCCAGTACGTGTCGACCTCGATCGCCGAGGCGCACTAA